The Juglans regia cultivar Chandler chromosome 2, Walnut 2.0, whole genome shotgun sequence genome includes a window with the following:
- the LOC108999172 gene encoding LIM domain-containing protein WLIM1-like, which produces MAKFAGTTQKCKACEKTVYLVEQLTTDNKVYHKACFRCHHCKGTLKLSNYSSFEGVLYCKPHFDQLFKMTGSLDKSFEGTPKTVRIDRSANQVQTNSRVSSLFGGTKEKCIACNKTVYPIEKVAVDGSAYHKACFRCTHGGCVISPSNYVAHEHRLYCKHHHTQLFKAKGNFSQFDRHEEVTVVSEKLPQLDMQEEKVVAENAASE; this is translated from the exons ATGGCAAAATTTGCAGGGACTACCCAGAAGTGCAAGGCATGTGAGAAGACAGTATACTTGGTTGAACAGCTTACTACTGATAACAAGGTGTACCACAAGGCCTGCTTCAGATGCCACCATTGCAAGGGTACCCTTAAG CTAAGTAATTATTCCTCCTTTGAGGGTGTTTTATATTGCAAGCCTCACTTTGATCAACTGTTTAAGATGACTGGCAGCTTGGATAAAAGTTTTGAAG GTACCCCAAAAACTGTTAGAATTGACAGATCTGCTAATCAG GTCCAGACTAACAGCAGAGTTTCAAGTTTGTTTGGTGGAACTAAAGAAAAGTGCATTGCATGCAATAAAACTGTATACCCAATTGAAAAG GTGGCAGTTGATGGTTCAGCATACCATAAGGCTTGTTTCAGGTGCACTCATGGAGGCTGTGTGATCAGCCCATCAAACTACGTAGCCCACGAGCATCGTCTCTATTGCAAGCACCACCACACCCAACTATTCAAGGCGAAAGGCAACTTCAGCCAATTTGACAGGCATGAAGAAGTTACAGTGGTCAGTGAGAAACTCCCCCAACTTGACATGCAAGAAGAAAAAGTGGTAGCcgaaaatgcagcgtcagaatag
- the LOC108999170 gene encoding calmodulin-binding protein 60 A-like isoform X3 yields the protein MKQNCGNDVHVSESRSLQLKFVNNLSLPVFTGARIEGDDYSNIQVALVDILTGQTVKSGSESSAKVEIVVLEGDFDGDENENWTAEEFKNNIVREREGKKPLLTGDAFVNLKEGTGLVSEISFTDNSSWTRSRRFRLGARVVDNINGTRVREAKTESFIVRDHRGELYKKHHPPSLYDEVWRLEKIGKDGAFHKRLSRENINTVKDFLILLFIDPSRLRNILGTGMSAKMWEVTVEHARTCILDKRMHVYPPNSQEKTGVVFNVVGKVMGLFSEGQYVPVDKLSETEKAEAHNLVISAFEHRGEVITFDDEASLVGGSSQLTNVLYAVNSPRTESSNGSKFLASHKIGGFDYTQQSASSPDIISSIYSVGSTSGLDDYALPSIDGMGLRYDQALSFPGQVTNSLICDTAPMSQAFCDEDHLQFFDTDLNPPNLVSQSDLQNAVDNFLLARSTPVAAVGKAQRRWTKLFSVLKWFSIRRTVALKRNRIRETPKYSNGL from the exons ATGAAACA GAATTGTGGGAATGATGTTCATGTCTCTGAGTCAAGAAGCCTACAGCTAAAGTTCGTTAACAACCTCTCTCTTCCAGTATTTACTGGAGCTCGAATCGAAGGAGATGATTATTCTAACATACAAGTGGCTTTAGTTGATATTCTTACTGGGCAAACTGTAAAATCTGGGTCAGAATCCTCTGCTAAGGTGGAAATTGTAGTTCTTGAGGGTGACTTTGATGGTGATGAGAATGAGAATTGGACTGCTGAAGAGTTTAAGAACAACATTGTGagagaaagggaaggaaaaaaaccCCTACTTACAGGAGATGCGTTTGTAAATCTTAAAGAGGGCACTGGTTTAGTGAGTGAGATATCTTTTACAGATAATTCAAGCTGGACAAGAAGCCGTAGGTTCAGGCTAGGTGCAAGAGTTGTTGATAACATCAATGGAACAAGAGTAAGAGAAGCAAAGACAGAATCCTTTATTGTCAGGGATCACCGTGGAGAAT TGTACAAGAAACATCACCCTCCTTCTCTGTACGATGAAGTATGGAGATTAGAGAAGATTGGCAAAGATGGAGCTTTCCATAAGCGTTTGAGTCGGGAAAACATCAACACTGTGAAGGATTTTTTGATCCTACTCTTCATAGATCCTTCAAGGCTCCGAAAC ATACTTGGCACAGGTATGTCAGCTAAGATGTGGGAAGTCACCGTGGAGCATGCTCGGACGTGTATACTTGATAAGAGGATGCACGTGTACCCTCCAAATTCTCAAGAAAAAACTGGTGTGGTTTTTAATGTTGTGGGAAAAGTGATGGGACTATTTTCAGAAGGCCAATATGTTCCTGTTGATAAGCTTTCAGAAACTGAGAAG GCTGAGGCCCACAACTTGGTGATTTCTGCATTTGAACACCGGGGGGAAGTCATCACTTTTGATGATGAAGCCTCTCTTGTGGGTGGCTCATCACAGTTAACCAATGTTCTTTATGCCGTGAACTCACCGAGGACAGAGAGTTCTAATGGGAGCAAGTTTTTGGCTTCTCACAAGATTGGTGGCTTTGATTATACACAACAAAGCGCTTCTTCTCCTGATATCATTTCATCCATCTATTCCGTTGGGAGCACAAGTGGTTTGGATGATTATGCCTTGCCCAGTATTGATGGCATGGGTCTAAGATATGACCAGGCTTTGAGTTTCCCAGGCCAAGTCACCAACTCCCTGATTTGCGACACAGCGCCTATGTCTCAAGCTTTCTGTGATGAGGATCATCTACAATTTTTTGATACTGATCTCAACCCTCCGAATTTAGTATCACAATCGGATCTTCAGAATGCTGTCGACAACTTCCTGTTGGCACGTTCTACACCTGTTGCTGCTGTTGGTAAAGCTCAGAGGAGATGGACAAAGCTTTTCAGTGTGCTAAAATGGTTCTCAATAAGGAGGACTGTGGCTTTAAAAAGAAACAGGATTCGGGAAACTCCGAAATACAGTAATGGATTATGA
- the LOC108999170 gene encoding calmodulin-binding protein 60 A-like isoform X1, with product MPNSHLRRFGLDPKGQKKMNGIMGEPQGREASQTQPNLDNGFWCCGCCWAFMMSQKRQQEDVKVRPEGSSSEDKRRRIPTLKNVVLEVMRRQSVHHLLEPILEPLIRKVVREEVELALRKHLNSMKQNCGNDVHVSESRSLQLKFVNNLSLPVFTGARIEGDDYSNIQVALVDILTGQTVKSGSESSAKVEIVVLEGDFDGDENENWTAEEFKNNIVREREGKKPLLTGDAFVNLKEGTGLVSEISFTDNSSWTRSRRFRLGARVVDNINGTRVREAKTESFIVRDHRGELYKKHHPPSLYDEVWRLEKIGKDGAFHKRLSRENINTVKDFLILLFIDPSRLRNILGTGMSAKMWEVTVEHARTCILDKRMHVYPPNSQEKTGVVFNVVGKVMGLFSEGQYVPVDKLSETEKAEAHNLVISAFEHRGEVITFDDEASLVGGSSQLTNVLYAVNSPRTESSNGSKFLASHKIGGFDYTQQSASSPDIISSIYSVGSTSGLDDYALPSIDGMGLRYDQALSFPGQVTNSLICDTAPMSQAFCDEDHLQFFDTDLNPPNLVSQSDLQNAVDNFLLARSTPVAAVGKAQRRWTKLFSVLKWFSIRRTVALKRNRIRETPKYSNGL from the exons ATGCCAAATAGCCATTTGAGGCGTTTTGGTTTGGACCCAAAGGGCCAAAAGAAGATGAATGGGATTATGGGAGAGCCTCAGGGCCGAGAAGCATCCCAGACGCAACCAAATTTAGACAATGGATTCTGG TGTTGTGGGTGTTGCTGGGCTTTCATGATGTCGCAGAAGAGGCAGCAAGAGGACGTGAAGGTCCGGCCAGAGGGGAGTTCTTCCGAGGATAAGCGTAGGAGGATTCCTACCTTGAAGAA TGTGGTTTTGGAGGTTATGAGGAGGCAATCAGTCCATCATTTGCTGGAGCCGATTCTAGAGCCTTTGATTCGTAAAGTC GTCAGAGAGGAAGTTGAATTGGCCCTAAGAAAGCATTTGAACAGCATGAAACA GAATTGTGGGAATGATGTTCATGTCTCTGAGTCAAGAAGCCTACAGCTAAAGTTCGTTAACAACCTCTCTCTTCCAGTATTTACTGGAGCTCGAATCGAAGGAGATGATTATTCTAACATACAAGTGGCTTTAGTTGATATTCTTACTGGGCAAACTGTAAAATCTGGGTCAGAATCCTCTGCTAAGGTGGAAATTGTAGTTCTTGAGGGTGACTTTGATGGTGATGAGAATGAGAATTGGACTGCTGAAGAGTTTAAGAACAACATTGTGagagaaagggaaggaaaaaaaccCCTACTTACAGGAGATGCGTTTGTAAATCTTAAAGAGGGCACTGGTTTAGTGAGTGAGATATCTTTTACAGATAATTCAAGCTGGACAAGAAGCCGTAGGTTCAGGCTAGGTGCAAGAGTTGTTGATAACATCAATGGAACAAGAGTAAGAGAAGCAAAGACAGAATCCTTTATTGTCAGGGATCACCGTGGAGAAT TGTACAAGAAACATCACCCTCCTTCTCTGTACGATGAAGTATGGAGATTAGAGAAGATTGGCAAAGATGGAGCTTTCCATAAGCGTTTGAGTCGGGAAAACATCAACACTGTGAAGGATTTTTTGATCCTACTCTTCATAGATCCTTCAAGGCTCCGAAAC ATACTTGGCACAGGTATGTCAGCTAAGATGTGGGAAGTCACCGTGGAGCATGCTCGGACGTGTATACTTGATAAGAGGATGCACGTGTACCCTCCAAATTCTCAAGAAAAAACTGGTGTGGTTTTTAATGTTGTGGGAAAAGTGATGGGACTATTTTCAGAAGGCCAATATGTTCCTGTTGATAAGCTTTCAGAAACTGAGAAG GCTGAGGCCCACAACTTGGTGATTTCTGCATTTGAACACCGGGGGGAAGTCATCACTTTTGATGATGAAGCCTCTCTTGTGGGTGGCTCATCACAGTTAACCAATGTTCTTTATGCCGTGAACTCACCGAGGACAGAGAGTTCTAATGGGAGCAAGTTTTTGGCTTCTCACAAGATTGGTGGCTTTGATTATACACAACAAAGCGCTTCTTCTCCTGATATCATTTCATCCATCTATTCCGTTGGGAGCACAAGTGGTTTGGATGATTATGCCTTGCCCAGTATTGATGGCATGGGTCTAAGATATGACCAGGCTTTGAGTTTCCCAGGCCAAGTCACCAACTCCCTGATTTGCGACACAGCGCCTATGTCTCAAGCTTTCTGTGATGAGGATCATCTACAATTTTTTGATACTGATCTCAACCCTCCGAATTTAGTATCACAATCGGATCTTCAGAATGCTGTCGACAACTTCCTGTTGGCACGTTCTACACCTGTTGCTGCTGTTGGTAAAGCTCAGAGGAGATGGACAAAGCTTTTCAGTGTGCTAAAATGGTTCTCAATAAGGAGGACTGTGGCTTTAAAAAGAAACAGGATTCGGGAAACTCCGAAATACAGTAATGGATTATGA
- the LOC108999170 gene encoding calmodulin-binding protein 60 A-like isoform X2, producing MMSQKRQQEDVKVRPEGSSSEDKRRRIPTLKNVVLEVMRRQSVHHLLEPILEPLIRKVVREEVELALRKHLNSMKQNCGNDVHVSESRSLQLKFVNNLSLPVFTGARIEGDDYSNIQVALVDILTGQTVKSGSESSAKVEIVVLEGDFDGDENENWTAEEFKNNIVREREGKKPLLTGDAFVNLKEGTGLVSEISFTDNSSWTRSRRFRLGARVVDNINGTRVREAKTESFIVRDHRGELYKKHHPPSLYDEVWRLEKIGKDGAFHKRLSRENINTVKDFLILLFIDPSRLRNILGTGMSAKMWEVTVEHARTCILDKRMHVYPPNSQEKTGVVFNVVGKVMGLFSEGQYVPVDKLSETEKAEAHNLVISAFEHRGEVITFDDEASLVGGSSQLTNVLYAVNSPRTESSNGSKFLASHKIGGFDYTQQSASSPDIISSIYSVGSTSGLDDYALPSIDGMGLRYDQALSFPGQVTNSLICDTAPMSQAFCDEDHLQFFDTDLNPPNLVSQSDLQNAVDNFLLARSTPVAAVGKAQRRWTKLFSVLKWFSIRRTVALKRNRIRETPKYSNGL from the exons ATGATGTCGCAGAAGAGGCAGCAAGAGGACGTGAAGGTCCGGCCAGAGGGGAGTTCTTCCGAGGATAAGCGTAGGAGGATTCCTACCTTGAAGAA TGTGGTTTTGGAGGTTATGAGGAGGCAATCAGTCCATCATTTGCTGGAGCCGATTCTAGAGCCTTTGATTCGTAAAGTC GTCAGAGAGGAAGTTGAATTGGCCCTAAGAAAGCATTTGAACAGCATGAAACA GAATTGTGGGAATGATGTTCATGTCTCTGAGTCAAGAAGCCTACAGCTAAAGTTCGTTAACAACCTCTCTCTTCCAGTATTTACTGGAGCTCGAATCGAAGGAGATGATTATTCTAACATACAAGTGGCTTTAGTTGATATTCTTACTGGGCAAACTGTAAAATCTGGGTCAGAATCCTCTGCTAAGGTGGAAATTGTAGTTCTTGAGGGTGACTTTGATGGTGATGAGAATGAGAATTGGACTGCTGAAGAGTTTAAGAACAACATTGTGagagaaagggaaggaaaaaaaccCCTACTTACAGGAGATGCGTTTGTAAATCTTAAAGAGGGCACTGGTTTAGTGAGTGAGATATCTTTTACAGATAATTCAAGCTGGACAAGAAGCCGTAGGTTCAGGCTAGGTGCAAGAGTTGTTGATAACATCAATGGAACAAGAGTAAGAGAAGCAAAGACAGAATCCTTTATTGTCAGGGATCACCGTGGAGAAT TGTACAAGAAACATCACCCTCCTTCTCTGTACGATGAAGTATGGAGATTAGAGAAGATTGGCAAAGATGGAGCTTTCCATAAGCGTTTGAGTCGGGAAAACATCAACACTGTGAAGGATTTTTTGATCCTACTCTTCATAGATCCTTCAAGGCTCCGAAAC ATACTTGGCACAGGTATGTCAGCTAAGATGTGGGAAGTCACCGTGGAGCATGCTCGGACGTGTATACTTGATAAGAGGATGCACGTGTACCCTCCAAATTCTCAAGAAAAAACTGGTGTGGTTTTTAATGTTGTGGGAAAAGTGATGGGACTATTTTCAGAAGGCCAATATGTTCCTGTTGATAAGCTTTCAGAAACTGAGAAG GCTGAGGCCCACAACTTGGTGATTTCTGCATTTGAACACCGGGGGGAAGTCATCACTTTTGATGATGAAGCCTCTCTTGTGGGTGGCTCATCACAGTTAACCAATGTTCTTTATGCCGTGAACTCACCGAGGACAGAGAGTTCTAATGGGAGCAAGTTTTTGGCTTCTCACAAGATTGGTGGCTTTGATTATACACAACAAAGCGCTTCTTCTCCTGATATCATTTCATCCATCTATTCCGTTGGGAGCACAAGTGGTTTGGATGATTATGCCTTGCCCAGTATTGATGGCATGGGTCTAAGATATGACCAGGCTTTGAGTTTCCCAGGCCAAGTCACCAACTCCCTGATTTGCGACACAGCGCCTATGTCTCAAGCTTTCTGTGATGAGGATCATCTACAATTTTTTGATACTGATCTCAACCCTCCGAATTTAGTATCACAATCGGATCTTCAGAATGCTGTCGACAACTTCCTGTTGGCACGTTCTACACCTGTTGCTGCTGTTGGTAAAGCTCAGAGGAGATGGACAAAGCTTTTCAGTGTGCTAAAATGGTTCTCAATAAGGAGGACTGTGGCTTTAAAAAGAAACAGGATTCGGGAAACTCCGAAATACAGTAATGGATTATGA